A genomic region of Mesobacillus jeotgali contains the following coding sequences:
- the thiE gene encoding thiamine phosphate synthase has protein sequence MAKISPGKMRSLLKVYFITGSTNCLEDPRVVLEEAIRGGITLFQYREKGSNCLEGTEKLSMGRELQRICKNNGIPFIVNDDIEMALELDADGVHIGQEDEDAKEVRKKIGDKILGVSVHCVKEAEKAKLAGADYFGVGPIFPTETKKDTRDVQGTALIKELKDFEIPIVGIGGITAENASLVMEAGADGVSVITAISHADDVREAAAKLRGKIFH, from the coding sequence ATGGCAAAGATAAGTCCAGGTAAAATGAGAAGTTTGCTTAAGGTGTATTTTATCACCGGCAGCACCAATTGCCTGGAGGATCCCCGAGTAGTGCTGGAAGAGGCAATTCGCGGAGGAATCACTCTTTTTCAATATCGTGAAAAAGGGAGTAACTGCCTTGAAGGGACGGAAAAGCTGTCGATGGGAAGGGAGCTGCAAAGAATCTGCAAGAACAATGGCATACCGTTCATTGTGAACGATGATATCGAAATGGCCCTTGAGCTTGATGCGGACGGCGTCCATATTGGTCAGGAGGATGAGGATGCAAAGGAGGTCCGCAAAAAAATCGGTGACAAAATTCTGGGAGTATCTGTGCATTGTGTAAAAGAGGCAGAAAAGGCAAAGCTTGCAGGTGCGGATTATTTTGGCGTTGGCCCGATATTTCCAACAGAAACAAAGAAGGATACAAGAGATGTTCAGGGAACTGCACTTATCAAGGAGTTAAAAGATTTTGAGATTCCGATTGTCGGTATCGGAGGAATTACCGCTGAGAATGCTTCGCTCGTGATGGAAGCTGGAGCCGATGGAGTTTCAGTGATTACTGCGATCAGCCATGCAGATGACGTCAGGGAAGCAGCAGCCAAATTGAGAGGCAAAATTTTTCACTAA
- the trhA gene encoding PAQR family membrane homeostasis protein TrhA, giving the protein MNSYIREPINGLTHLAGALLSFAGLLALVIKAALTTGSPLAITSVTIFGISMILLYTASATYHMVISKDSVIAFLRKIDHSMIFVLIAGTYTPFCLISLNGVTGWTLFGIITFAALCGILFKMIWFRSPRWLSTSIYIVMGWMVIFVVSPLSSVLNPAGIFWLVAGGIMYTIGGVIYALKPDFLRSKHLGFHEIFHIFIMLGSLSHFLSVYLYVL; this is encoded by the coding sequence ATGAACAGCTACATCCGCGAACCAATTAATGGTCTGACTCATCTTGCCGGTGCTTTACTTTCCTTTGCAGGCCTGCTTGCCCTCGTCATCAAAGCTGCACTTACCACAGGCTCACCGCTGGCTATTACTTCTGTCACGATTTTTGGCATCAGCATGATTCTTCTTTATACTGCATCTGCTACCTATCATATGGTCATCAGCAAAGATAGCGTGATCGCCTTCCTTCGAAAAATCGACCATTCGATGATTTTCGTATTGATTGCCGGAACCTATACACCGTTTTGCCTGATAAGCCTTAATGGAGTGACAGGCTGGACCTTGTTCGGCATCATTACATTCGCTGCTTTGTGCGGAATCCTCTTTAAGATGATTTGGTTCAGGAGTCCAAGATGGCTTTCTACCTCTATCTATATTGTCATGGGCTGGATGGTCATTTTCGTCGTCTCTCCCCTTTCTTCCGTCTTAAATCCTGCCGGAATATTCTGGCTGGTTGCCGGGGGAATCATGTACACGATCGGTGGCGTCATTTATGCGTTGAAACCAGATTTCCTTCGTTCTAAGCATCTCGGTTTCCATGAAATTTTCCATATTTTCATCATGCTCGGGAGCCTTTCCCATTTCTTGAGCGTTTATTTATATGTCCTATAA
- the thiM gene encoding hydroxyethylthiazole kinase: MEKKEIAILLDRVRRENPLVHNITNVVVTNFTANGLLALGASPVMAYAQEEVAEMARMAGSIVLNIGTLRQEVVESMLIAGKAANEHGVSVILDPVGAGATQYRTETARMLMEDLEIAIIRGNASEIANVAGENWSIRGVDAGESNGDVLELAILAAKKLKTVVVLTGKDDIITDGHTVFIVHNGHPMLTKVTGTGCLLTSVIGAFTAIEKNMLIAATAAVTIYGVAAEMAADNSADRGPGSFQSEFLNQLYLIGGNDLIEKMSLTRKEVD; the protein is encoded by the coding sequence ATGGAAAAGAAAGAGATTGCTATACTGCTGGACAGAGTCCGCAGGGAGAACCCGCTCGTACATAACATAACCAATGTTGTGGTAACCAACTTTACTGCCAATGGATTGCTGGCTCTGGGGGCGTCCCCGGTAATGGCATATGCTCAAGAGGAAGTTGCTGAAATGGCGAGGATGGCGGGAAGTATTGTCCTCAATATTGGAACGCTTAGGCAAGAAGTCGTAGAGTCGATGCTGATTGCCGGCAAGGCGGCGAACGAGCATGGAGTATCGGTTATCCTGGACCCTGTTGGTGCGGGCGCGACACAGTATCGTACCGAGACAGCTAGGATGTTGATGGAAGATTTGGAGATTGCGATTATCAGAGGGAATGCATCCGAGATTGCCAATGTTGCCGGGGAGAATTGGAGTATACGTGGAGTGGATGCTGGCGAATCAAATGGGGATGTTTTGGAGCTTGCTATTTTGGCCGCGAAAAAATTGAAGACAGTTGTTGTCCTTACTGGTAAAGACGACATTATTACAGATGGACATACTGTATTTATTGTCCACAATGGGCACCCAATGTTAACAAAAGTGACGGGAACCGGCTGTTTGCTGACGTCAGTGATTGGCGCATTCACTGCTATTGAAAAAAATATGCTCATAGCGGCAACAGCAGCAGTAACCATCTATGGAGTGGCAGCGGAAATGGCTGCTGACAATAGTGCTGATCGCGGACCTGGGAGTTTTCAAAGTGAATTTTTAAACCAGCTCTACCTGATTGGTGGAAACGATTTGATTGAGAAAATGTCTCTTACTCGAAAGGAGGTCGATTGA
- the thiW gene encoding energy coupling factor transporter S component ThiW, whose translation MRNTQKLTLTAMLVAIGTLTSHMLFIPLGIVKVFPVQHFINILSAVLLGPYYAIAQAIGVSLLRNLMGTGSVFAFPGSMIGALLAAYLFKKTKKIGFAFAGEVVGTGIIGAIASYPIAVLFLGQEAAVFGFIPAFLASSLAGATLGFILLKIFLKNAGGSIEMTSKY comes from the coding sequence ATGAGAAACACACAAAAGCTTACACTTACTGCAATGTTGGTAGCCATCGGTACATTGACCAGCCACATGTTGTTTATCCCGCTTGGTATTGTGAAGGTATTTCCGGTGCAGCATTTCATCAATATATTGTCTGCCGTGTTACTTGGACCATATTACGCGATAGCACAGGCCATTGGCGTTTCACTGCTGAGGAATTTGATGGGGACTGGTTCAGTCTTTGCCTTTCCGGGGAGCATGATTGGTGCACTCCTTGCTGCATATTTATTTAAAAAAACGAAGAAAATAGGTTTCGCTTTTGCCGGTGAGGTAGTTGGCACAGGAATCATCGGTGCAATTGCCAGCTATCCAATTGCAGTACTTTTTCTAGGCCAGGAGGCAGCTGTTTTTGGATTCATTCCTGCTTTCCTCGCGAGCTCACTGGCTGGTGCGACATTAGGCTTTATTCTTTTGAAAATTTTTCTGAAGAATGCTGGTGGAAGTATTGAGATGACCAGCAAATATTAA
- a CDS encoding sensor histidine kinase, producing the protein MFELLITMLERLGIIVTIAFILTRFRFFRGLIYHDSLNRRQQYFAIVFFGFFGIIGTYSGMSFSTDNLQFNPWAADLASDEAIANSRVIGIVIAGMLGGYKVGIGAGLIAGVHRFTLGGFTALACGLAAIVAGIIAGRFQKKKNNVNLRTAFLVGAIAETVQMLIILLIAKPYEQAQTLVEIIGVPMIIANGLGSALFLMVIKNVVSEEEKTGAMLAQKTLRIADQTLAYLRKGINQDSARAVCQILHNEVQTSAVAITNQTEILAHIGLGDDHHRSTSPIQTQITRDVLKSGKLVVANDETIHCREQSCPLGAAVIAPLKLRDETIGTLKFYFKSEKEITNVVIELISGLSNLLSNQLEIAEADKAYQLAKEAEVKALQAQISPHFLFNTMNVITSLIRIDPSKARKLLVSLSHFLRQNLTATTVSMTTLEQELAHVKAYLSIEEARFVEKLKVTYDIEDDALPVKIPPLTLQPIVENAVKHGIMNMDHDCQIHIEVHKADKSTLVTVRDNGQGMSKERINQLGKQIIDSETGSGIALFNVNRRLTMNFGEAASLRIKSEPGNGTEISFTIPQAEE; encoded by the coding sequence ATGTTCGAATTACTCATTACGATGTTGGAACGGCTTGGCATCATTGTAACGATTGCTTTCATTTTAACAAGATTCCGCTTCTTTCGGGGGTTGATTTACCATGATTCCCTGAACCGGCGACAGCAGTATTTTGCGATTGTATTCTTTGGTTTTTTCGGGATTATTGGTACATATTCCGGGATGAGTTTTTCAACGGATAATCTCCAGTTCAACCCCTGGGCTGCTGACCTGGCTTCGGATGAAGCGATTGCCAATTCCCGTGTGATCGGGATCGTGATTGCCGGCATGCTTGGCGGATACAAGGTCGGTATTGGTGCCGGCTTGATCGCGGGGGTGCATCGCTTCACGCTTGGCGGGTTCACTGCACTTGCCTGCGGACTTGCAGCCATCGTTGCCGGAATCATTGCCGGCCGCTTTCAGAAGAAGAAAAACAATGTCAATCTGAGGACCGCATTCCTGGTTGGGGCAATTGCCGAAACAGTGCAGATGCTGATTATCCTTTTGATTGCGAAGCCTTATGAGCAAGCGCAAACACTTGTCGAAATTATCGGTGTTCCAATGATTATCGCAAATGGCCTTGGGTCTGCTTTATTTTTGATGGTGATAAAAAATGTTGTTTCCGAAGAGGAAAAGACAGGAGCGATGCTTGCGCAAAAAACCCTGCGAATCGCTGACCAGACACTCGCATACTTGCGCAAGGGCATCAATCAGGATTCAGCCCGGGCAGTCTGCCAGATTTTGCACAACGAGGTGCAGACTAGTGCGGTCGCAATCACCAACCAAACTGAAATCCTGGCCCATATCGGACTTGGTGATGACCATCATCGCTCAACAAGTCCCATCCAGACGCAGATTACGAGGGATGTACTGAAAAGCGGCAAGCTTGTCGTCGCGAATGATGAAACGATTCACTGCCGCGAGCAAAGCTGCCCTCTTGGTGCTGCAGTGATCGCTCCTTTAAAACTGCGCGACGAAACGATTGGCACGCTGAAGTTTTATTTTAAATCGGAAAAAGAAATCACCAATGTCGTCATTGAGCTGATATCCGGCCTTAGCAACCTGCTCAGCAACCAGCTTGAAATCGCTGAAGCGGATAAAGCCTATCAGCTTGCCAAGGAGGCTGAAGTAAAGGCCCTGCAGGCACAAATCAGTCCTCACTTCCTTTTCAATACAATGAATGTCATCACATCGCTGATCAGGATTGACCCTTCAAAAGCGAGGAAGCTGCTTGTCTCTCTTTCCCATTTCCTTCGTCAGAACCTGACCGCGACGACAGTATCAATGACAACACTTGAGCAGGAATTGGCCCATGTGAAAGCCTATCTATCTATTGAAGAGGCCCGTTTTGTAGAAAAACTGAAGGTTACCTATGATATTGAAGATGACGCTTTGCCTGTAAAAATTCCGCCGCTGACACTGCAGCCAATTGTAGAAAATGCCGTAAAACATGGAATCATGAATATGGATCATGACTGCCAAATCCATATAGAGGTTCATAAAGCCGATAAAAGCACGCTAGTAACGGTGAGAGATAATGGACAGGGAATGAGCAAGGAGCGAATCAATCAGTTAGGTAAACAAATAATTGATTCAGAAACAGGAAGCGGGATCGCACTTTTCAATGTGAACAGAAGACTTACGATGAATTTTGGGGAAGCAGCTTCACTGCGGATTAAAAGTGAGCCCGGAAATGGAACGGAGATTTCTTTTACGATTCCACAAGCGGAGGAATGA
- the liaG gene encoding LiaG family protein, whose product MKRILVIFLIITGAYIAWNYIFDGSGVNFAQAEDAVKVTDQTKNITIDVSSVETMIVPEDRDDVRAELKGKGTVKVDKHGNEIEVAVKRKGFFWFNWFEMEKTTLTVYIPEDYEKNMEIELGSGEVVFKGHSVDSPMKLKELAIDIGSGRMVLENLDVETYVHHSSSGEVEINSVAAGSGSFEVSSGSVNVKNYSGKLDADVSSGELEIQMDSLRDDVDLNVSSGNIELDLPDDTDFTLNGKISSGDLSSDFPLENKEETDNRLSGKHGSGKYKINADVSSGNIEIF is encoded by the coding sequence ATGAAACGAATTTTAGTTATTTTCCTGATAATAACCGGGGCTTATATCGCTTGGAATTATATCTTCGATGGCAGTGGAGTAAACTTTGCACAGGCGGAAGACGCCGTGAAGGTGACCGATCAAACGAAAAATATCACAATCGATGTTTCAAGCGTCGAGACGATGATTGTGCCAGAAGACCGGGATGATGTTCGTGCCGAGCTGAAGGGCAAAGGTACGGTAAAAGTTGATAAGCATGGAAATGAAATCGAGGTTGCTGTTAAACGCAAAGGCTTCTTCTGGTTCAACTGGTTTGAGATGGAGAAAACAACTCTGACCGTTTATATTCCTGAAGACTATGAAAAGAATATGGAAATCGAGCTTGGCTCAGGCGAAGTTGTATTCAAGGGACATTCGGTTGATTCCCCGATGAAGCTTAAGGAACTTGCGATTGATATCGGATCAGGAAGGATGGTCCTGGAAAACCTGGATGTTGAAACATACGTGCACCACAGTTCATCAGGCGAAGTGGAAATCAATTCAGTAGCTGCTGGCTCTGGTTCATTTGAAGTCAGCTCCGGAAGCGTCAATGTCAAAAACTACTCTGGCAAGCTTGATGCAGATGTGTCCTCGGGTGAGCTAGAAATCCAGATGGATTCTTTGAGAGATGATGTTGATTTAAATGTAAGTTCAGGAAATATCGAGCTGGATTTACCAGATGATACTGATTTTACGTTAAACGGAAAAATAAGCAGCGGTGACCTATCGAGTGATTTCCCGCTTGAAAACAAAGAAGAAACTGATAACCGCCTTAGCGGCAAACACGGAAGCGGGAAATACAAAATCAACGCTGATGTATCAAGCGGCAATATTGAAATCTTTTAA
- the thiD gene encoding bifunctional hydroxymethylpyrimidine kinase/phosphomethylpyrimidine kinase, whose protein sequence is MEKALTIAGSDSGGGAGIQADLKTFQELKVFGMSALTAVTAQNTLGVQRVFPMEAEAVARQIQSVGEDIGVDALKTGMLFNAEIIETVADKIKQFAWDKVVIDPVMIAKGGASLLQQEAVSALKDHLLPLCLVVTPNIPEAEVLTGMTIHSHNDKKEAARRIHALGAKNVVIKGGHDEDANESVDLLFNGADFEFFSVPRIETKNTHGTGCTFSAAITAQLAKGLTVYDAVSVAKEFIHAAIANPLSIGQGHGPTNHWAFNREKGSIATWQR, encoded by the coding sequence ATGGAAAAAGCTTTAACAATTGCGGGCTCGGACAGCGGTGGCGGTGCTGGCATCCAGGCGGATCTGAAAACGTTCCAGGAGCTGAAAGTTTTTGGGATGTCTGCGCTGACCGCTGTAACGGCGCAAAATACGCTTGGTGTCCAGAGAGTCTTTCCGATGGAGGCAGAGGCAGTCGCCCGGCAAATCCAATCGGTAGGAGAAGATATAGGGGTTGATGCCTTGAAGACAGGAATGCTTTTCAACGCAGAAATCATTGAAACCGTTGCTGATAAAATAAAGCAGTTTGCCTGGGATAAGGTAGTTATCGATCCGGTCATGATTGCCAAGGGTGGAGCGTCATTGCTTCAGCAGGAAGCTGTTTCTGCCCTGAAAGATCATTTGCTTCCACTTTGCCTCGTGGTCACACCCAATATTCCTGAAGCAGAAGTGCTGACCGGGATGACTATACACAGTCACAATGACAAGAAGGAAGCGGCAAGGCGTATCCATGCCCTGGGAGCAAAAAACGTCGTCATAAAAGGCGGTCATGATGAGGATGCGAATGAGTCTGTTGATCTCCTTTTTAATGGTGCAGACTTTGAGTTCTTCTCTGTTCCAAGAATTGAAACGAAGAACACGCACGGAACTGGCTGCACTTTTTCCGCTGCCATCACGGCACAGCTTGCGAAGGGATTGACAGTATATGACGCGGTATCTGTGGCGAAGGAGTTCATCCATGCTGCCATCGCAAACCCGCTGAGTATTGGCCAAGGTCACGGCCCAACAAACCATTGGGCTTTTAACAGGGAGAAAGGAAGTATTGCGACATGGCAAAGATAA
- a CDS encoding carbon starvation CstA family protein, translated as MYTFLAGIALLIIGYFTYGKFVEKVFGVNDVRTTPAYTHKDDVDYVPMSTAKNSLIQLLNIAGVGPIFGPIMGALYGPVAFLWIVLGAIFAGAVHDYLTGMISIRNRGAHLPELAGKFLGKFMKHVVNAFAILLLLLVGTVFVTAPAGLLHTLMDGKVTMGIIIAAIFVYYILATLLPVDKIIGRFYPIFGALLLISAVGVGAMLVITGAPIPELSLTNFHPGNAAIFPLLFLTISCGALSGFHATQTPIISRTTQNEKNGRKIFYGMMIAEGVIAMIWAAAAMSLFDGYNGLNDMLANGGPAAIVSEASTLMLGAIGGTLAVLGVIVLPITSGDTAFRSARMIIADYFNFSQKKITSRLWIAVPLFVISFALTKIDFTLLWRYFSWANQSTAVIALWVGAMYLFIAKKNYWIAMIPGMFMTAATTSYILNAQIGFGQSLTVSNIGAVIVTAVITVIFFNAAKKARAKNIPLEEDISGYNKVA; from the coding sequence ATGTATACCTTTCTAGCTGGTATCGCACTACTAATCATTGGTTATTTTACGTATGGCAAGTTTGTAGAAAAGGTTTTCGGCGTGAATGATGTTCGTACCACTCCCGCATACACTCATAAAGATGACGTTGACTATGTGCCAATGTCCACAGCAAAGAACTCTCTGATCCAACTTCTTAATATCGCTGGTGTCGGACCTATTTTCGGGCCGATCATGGGAGCTCTTTACGGGCCGGTTGCCTTCCTTTGGATCGTTCTTGGCGCGATTTTCGCTGGTGCTGTCCATGACTACCTGACAGGGATGATTTCCATCCGCAACCGTGGAGCGCATCTTCCTGAACTTGCAGGAAAGTTCCTCGGAAAATTCATGAAACATGTTGTTAACGCATTCGCAATTCTTCTCTTACTTTTAGTTGGTACCGTTTTCGTCACAGCTCCCGCTGGTCTGCTTCATACATTGATGGACGGAAAGGTAACAATGGGAATCATCATTGCAGCAATCTTTGTTTACTATATTTTAGCGACGCTTCTCCCAGTTGATAAAATCATTGGCCGCTTCTACCCTATTTTCGGCGCATTGCTGTTGATCAGTGCAGTCGGAGTAGGTGCAATGCTTGTCATCACTGGTGCACCGATTCCTGAATTATCTTTAACGAATTTCCACCCTGGTAATGCAGCGATATTCCCACTATTGTTCTTAACAATTTCTTGTGGAGCGCTATCAGGTTTCCATGCTACACAAACACCGATCATTTCACGTACAACGCAAAATGAAAAGAATGGCCGCAAGATTTTCTACGGCATGATGATTGCTGAAGGTGTCATCGCAATGATCTGGGCTGCTGCGGCAATGAGCTTGTTCGATGGCTACAACGGCTTGAACGACATGCTTGCAAACGGCGGACCGGCGGCAATCGTAAGTGAAGCTTCAACATTGATGCTTGGCGCAATCGGTGGAACTCTTGCAGTTCTTGGTGTAATCGTACTTCCAATCACATCTGGTGATACAGCATTCCGTAGCGCACGTATGATCATCGCTGACTACTTCAATTTTTCACAGAAGAAGATCACCAGCCGTCTTTGGATTGCTGTTCCTTTATTCGTTATCTCTTTCGCTTTGACAAAAATTGATTTCACGCTTCTGTGGAGATACTTCTCCTGGGCTAACCAATCAACAGCGGTTATCGCGCTTTGGGTTGGTGCCATGTACCTGTTCATCGCCAAGAAGAACTACTGGATCGCGATGATTCCCGGTATGTTCATGACGGCAGCTACGACTTCCTATATTCTTAATGCTCAAATCGGATTCGGCCAGTCGCTGACTGTATCCAATATTGGAGCAGTAATCGTAACAGCTGTCATCACAGTTATTTTCTTCAACGCTGCTAAAAAAGCACGGGCTAAAAACATCCCGCTTGAAGAAGATATTTCTGGCTATAATAAGGTGGCGTAA
- a CDS encoding LytR/AlgR family response regulator transcription factor, which yields MDKMIRTLIVDDELYSRDELKHLLQSFPSIQVVGEAESGEAAVMKALQLHPDVVFLDVEMPKMNGMEAAKALMELKKTPLIVFATAYPQFAAEAFRYEAVDYLLKPYDENQLMETVLRIEKHFHTPAEQEPGKQTGKLAVEGDGEIFYLDPKDILYISREEKYSKIVTKTREYETKIPLKDLEIRLTTYSFFRIHKSYIVNLDYVTRLTPWFNGAYQLEIEGRDEMLSVSRNYVKSLRTQLEL from the coding sequence ATGGACAAGATGATACGAACTTTAATCGTTGATGATGAATTATACAGCAGGGATGAGCTGAAGCATTTATTGCAGTCCTTCCCTTCCATCCAGGTTGTCGGGGAAGCTGAATCAGGGGAAGCTGCGGTCATGAAGGCCTTGCAGCTCCATCCGGATGTTGTCTTCCTTGATGTTGAAATGCCTAAAATGAATGGAATGGAAGCAGCCAAAGCGCTGATGGAATTAAAGAAAACTCCACTGATTGTGTTCGCAACCGCCTATCCGCAATTTGCTGCCGAGGCATTCAGATATGAGGCAGTTGATTACTTGCTTAAACCCTATGATGAGAATCAGCTGATGGAGACGGTTTTGAGGATTGAGAAGCATTTCCACACGCCAGCTGAGCAAGAGCCGGGCAAGCAGACTGGCAAGCTTGCCGTAGAAGGTGATGGCGAGATTTTTTATTTAGACCCAAAGGATATCCTGTACATTTCGAGAGAAGAAAAGTATTCAAAGATTGTTACGAAAACAAGGGAATACGAAACCAAAATCCCTTTAAAGGACCTTGAAATCAGACTAACGACATACTCTTTTTTCCGCATTCATAAAAGCTATATTGTAAACCTGGATTATGTCACCCGCCTCACCCCATGGTTCAACGGGGCCTATCAATTGGAAATCGAAGGTCGGGATGAAATGCTGTCCGTCAGCCGGAATTATGTAAAATCGCTGAGGACACAGCTGGAATTATAA
- a CDS encoding exonuclease domain-containing protein translates to MNKENKLGLVVDVETTGLGPDSDEIIELAVKLFSFHEESGEIIDILDEDSYLREPLSTTAQRNYDRAYRIHGISYDLVRGKTFYDEKIMDYFNRTDAIFAHNASFDRSFLLRMYPEVNELNWYCTMKNVKWKNHGFPNSKLLTLLQAHNISKFQTHRAMDDITYLTELLKQQNPNGDYYLKEVLDYGPMRKYQPAQKQRRRMFY, encoded by the coding sequence TTGAACAAAGAGAACAAGCTTGGATTGGTAGTGGACGTAGAGACAACTGGACTTGGTCCAGATTCAGATGAAATAATAGAACTGGCTGTGAAGCTTTTCTCCTTTCACGAGGAATCAGGAGAAATAATCGATATTCTCGATGAAGATTCTTATTTAAGGGAGCCGCTATCCACGACTGCGCAAAGAAATTATGACAGAGCGTACCGGATTCATGGGATTTCTTATGATCTGGTTCGTGGAAAGACATTTTACGATGAAAAAATTATGGATTATTTCAATCGCACCGATGCGATTTTTGCCCATAATGCTTCATTCGACAGAAGCTTTTTATTAAGGATGTATCCAGAAGTCAACGAGTTGAATTGGTATTGCACGATGAAGAATGTTAAATGGAAGAACCATGGCTTTCCCAACAGCAAACTGCTGACTTTACTGCAGGCGCATAACATTTCGAAATTCCAGACGCACAGGGCGATGGATGACATTACATATTTGACGGAACTGCTGAAGCAGCAAAACCCAAATGGTGATTATTATTTGAAGGAAGTATTGGATTATGGTCCGATGCGGAAGTATCAGCCTGCGCAAAAACAAAGAAGAAGGATGTTCTATTAG
- the pepT gene encoding peptidase T: MKNEIIERFTSYVKVDTQSNENSETTPSTEGQLTLANMLVEELKTIGMSEVTIDENGYVMATLPANTDKEVPTIGFLAHVDTATDFTGKNVNPQVVENFDGNQIILNEEQNIILSPADFPELPQYKGHTLITTDGTTLLGADNKAGIAEIMTAMAYLNKHPEIKHGKIRVAFTPDEEIGRGPHKFDVRAFDAKFAYTVDGGPLGELEYESFNAASAKVTFKGKNVHPGTAKGKMVNSAKIAMDFNSKLPAEEAPEHTAGYEGFFHLSSIEGDVEETTLHYIIRDFDRDSFEARKDLMQKITNELRLTHGETRVELEMNDQYYNMKDKIEPVKEIVDIAYEAMENLGIKPIVKPIRGGTDGSQLSYMGLPTPNIFTGGENFHGRFEYISVDNMLKSVETIIEIAKLFEAKA; this comes from the coding sequence ATGAAGAACGAGATCATTGAAAGATTCACTTCATATGTTAAAGTGGACACCCAGTCTAATGAAAACAGCGAGACCACTCCATCGACAGAAGGCCAGCTGACTCTTGCGAATATGCTTGTCGAGGAATTAAAAACGATTGGAATGTCAGAAGTGACGATTGACGAGAATGGTTATGTGATGGCGACTCTTCCTGCCAATACGGATAAAGAAGTGCCAACTATTGGCTTCCTTGCCCATGTGGATACGGCAACTGATTTTACCGGCAAAAATGTAAACCCTCAGGTTGTGGAAAACTTCGACGGCAATCAGATTATCCTTAACGAGGAACAAAATATCATTCTTTCTCCGGCCGATTTTCCTGAGCTGCCTCAGTATAAAGGCCACACTTTAATTACGACCGATGGAACTACTCTTCTTGGCGCGGACAACAAAGCTGGAATTGCTGAAATCATGACGGCAATGGCTTATTTGAACAAGCACCCGGAAATCAAACATGGTAAAATCCGTGTTGCGTTCACACCGGATGAGGAAATCGGCAGAGGGCCGCATAAGTTCGATGTTAGAGCATTCGATGCAAAATTTGCTTATACTGTTGATGGCGGACCGCTTGGCGAACTGGAGTATGAAAGCTTTAACGCAGCAAGCGCGAAGGTTACTTTTAAAGGCAAGAACGTCCATCCAGGTACAGCAAAAGGAAAAATGGTGAACTCTGCAAAAATCGCGATGGACTTTAACAGCAAGCTTCCAGCAGAGGAAGCACCTGAGCATACAGCAGGATATGAAGGCTTCTTCCACCTAAGCTCAATTGAAGGCGATGTTGAAGAAACAACACTGCACTATATTATCCGTGACTTCGACCGTGACAGCTTCGAGGCCCGGAAGGATTTAATGCAGAAAATCACCAATGAATTAAGACTTACACACGGCGAAACCCGTGTTGAGCTTGAAATGAACGACCAGTACTACAATATGAAGGATAAAATCGAGCCGGTAAAAGAAATTGTCGACATTGCTTACGAGGCGATGGAAAACCTCGGCATCAAGCCGATCGTCAAACCGATCCGCGGCGGCACAGACGGTTCCCAGCTTAGCTACATGGGACTGCCGACACCTAATATTTTTACAGGCGGAGAGAACTTCCACGGAAGGTTCGAATATATCTCTGTGGATAATATGTTGAAATCCGTTGAAACAATAATAGAAATAGCTAAACTCTTTGAAGCTAAAGCCTAA